Below is a window of candidate division KSB1 bacterium DNA.
AAACGAAATCCCGGCGTGCGTGGTGGACTCTCGCGGGCACGCGATGGGACTCCTTCCCCCTTCCAGGCGGTGCGGCCCACCCCCGGGCCGGTGGGATCGAGGCCCCTGCGAAGTATGGCGCTCTCCGGGTTTACTTACGCCATATCTTTCGGAAGGCTTGGAAACCCTTGGTGATCCCGCTCAGCAGGGCAGCTACCTCGACCAGAGGCTGCTCAATTTTCTGCTCCAGCCCGCGCTCCAGATCGCGCAGGCGCACCGCCGTATCGCGCAGTGCAGTCACCCCCTCGCCCGCCTTCTCCACCTGGTCGCCAATTGCTTGGACCACGCGGCGCACTTCCTGGCTCACCACGGTCAAATCATGGACAACTGGCCCCATCTGGAGACGCGCGGTCTCCGCCAATCGTTCGACCTGTCGGGCGGCCTCCCGTACGCGCGCCGCCATGGCGATCATCGCTGCCGCCACGCCAAGCATAGCCAGGGCGATCACCGCGACGGAAACGGCAATGACCAGGTCCATTGCCCCTGTGCTCCTTTCTCGCTCAGGCCGCTTCGCCGCGGCGACGCTTGTCCGCCTCCTTCTTGGCCAACTCCTCCTTCGCAGCCTCTACCCCAGCCTGGGCCGCCTTACGGAGCCGGCTACCCGCCTCTTTGGCTTCCTCAACTGCGCCCTCGGCGACCTCTTCCACTTCCTCGACCGCCTCGTGCGCCCTGGACAGAACCTCTTCGGCCTTGCGCCGCGCCTCGCTGAGCTGCCGTTCGGCCTCCTCACGCAGTTCAGCCGCGCGCTTGCGCGCACTCTCCAGGATCGCCTCCGCCTTGGCGCGGGCATCGGAATAGGCCCGCTTGGAGCGATCCAAAGCCTCCATCCCCTTCTGCTTGATCTCCCCGCGCAATTCCTTGCCCGACTTCGGGGCAAACAGCACCCCGAGCACAGCGCCCACAAAAGTCCCGATCAAGAAGCCGCGCAGAAAGCTTCCCCGGTCACCACCATCGGCTGCCATCCTCCACCTCCTGGTCTTGCTCGCTCATCGCACCCGTTTTTTGCGCATCCCTGCCCTTTCGCTTGGCTATTGAGCCTGTCTCTCCTTCAGCCTTTCCGCCGGCGGCAGAGCGCGCAGGCGCTCGCGC
It encodes the following:
- a CDS encoding YtxH domain-containing protein, giving the protein MAADGGDRGSFLRGFLIGTFVGAVLGVLFAPKSGKELRGEIKQKGMEALDRSKRAYSDARAKAEAILESARKRAAELREEAERQLSEARRKAEEVLSRAHEAVEEVEEVAEGAVEEAKEAGSRLRKAAQAGVEAAKEELAKKEADKRRRGEAA